Proteins encoded in a region of the Thermodesulfobacteriota bacterium genome:
- a CDS encoding VWA domain-containing protein: protein MEQILKDFILALRSSGARISVPETIDAMNTVKLTGYHDREVFKDSLSAVLAKSLHEKEIFEECFYRFFSFDTFSETTGDFPENLAPDIMEENSLLSQMILSGDLGGLASSIREAAREVRITGMQFFTQKGLYIHRILRHMGLNGLNQDIKRLFHKNTLSSRQMAEKLEKGKDYLFENVKDFVEQQFALYSPSATENLIEDYLKSIKLSNLEQRDFYRMHSIIQKMVKRLNDIHSRRRKTSKRGHLDFRKTLRNNISYQGILFDIHWKKKKVDRPDIVAICDVSRSVETVARFLLLFLYSLNKSLARIRTFIFCSNLIEVTHIFDEYPVGEALVKLQSGIGLGIVLGPTDYGQALRDFDENWSPLITNKTTIIILGDARNNYGDPQTGILKSMHERSKRLIWLNPEPRSFWGTGDSEMKKYLPCCHLARECNTVHHLERVVDSLLSLES from the coding sequence ATGGAACAAATTCTGAAAGATTTTATCCTGGCACTTCGCAGTTCCGGAGCCAGAATATCAGTACCAGAGACTATTGATGCTATGAATACCGTGAAGCTGACAGGTTATCATGACAGGGAAGTTTTTAAAGATTCCCTGTCTGCTGTCCTGGCAAAATCCCTTCACGAAAAGGAAATCTTTGAGGAGTGTTTCTATAGGTTTTTTTCCTTTGACACCTTCTCAGAAACTACAGGTGATTTTCCAGAGAATCTTGCCCCAGATATAATGGAAGAGAATTCTCTCCTTTCTCAGATGATACTCTCTGGTGATCTTGGAGGGCTTGCTTCTTCAATAAGAGAGGCGGCACGGGAAGTCCGTATCACAGGGATGCAGTTTTTTACACAGAAAGGACTCTACATTCACAGAATTCTACGTCATATGGGATTGAATGGACTGAATCAAGACATCAAACGTCTTTTTCATAAGAACACTCTTTCCTCCAGACAAATGGCGGAGAAACTGGAGAAGGGCAAAGACTACCTCTTTGAAAATGTAAAGGATTTTGTAGAGCAGCAATTTGCCTTGTATTCACCTTCAGCAACAGAAAACTTGATTGAAGATTACCTGAAAAGTATCAAGCTGTCCAATTTAGAGCAGAGAGACTTTTACCGCATGCATTCCATTATCCAGAAGATGGTGAAACGCCTTAACGACATTCATTCAAGAAGAAGGAAAACCTCTAAAAGAGGTCACCTTGATTTCAGAAAAACCCTGAGAAACAACATCAGTTATCAAGGCATCCTTTTTGATATTCACTGGAAAAAGAAGAAGGTAGACCGCCCGGATATTGTTGCCATATGTGATGTCAGTCGTTCGGTTGAAACCGTGGCAAGGTTTCTGTTATTATTTCTATACAGCCTGAATAAGTCACTCGCAAGGATACGGACATTTATTTTCTGCTCTAATCTCATAGAGGTAACCCATATTTTCGATGAATATCCTGTTGGAGAGGCACTGGTAAAGCTACAAAGCGGTATAGGTCTGGGTATCGTACTTGGTCCAACAGATTATGGGCAGGCATTACGCGATTTCGACGAAAACTGGTCTCCCCTTATCACCAATAAGACAACAATAATTATCCTGGGAGATGCACGGAACAATTACGGCGACCCTCAAACCGGCATCCTGAAATCGATGCATGAAAGGAGCAAGAGGCTTATCTGGTTGAACCCGGAGCCCCGGTCGTTCTGGGGCACAGGCGATTCAGAGATGAAAAAATACCTCCCCTGCTGCCATCTTGCCAGAGAATGCAATACAGTGCATCACCTGGAACGAGTGGTGGATTCTCTTCTATCATTGGAATCATAA
- a CDS encoding phosphoribosylaminoimidazolesuccinocarboxamide synthase, producing MTKEVTVETNLKGLKLLGRGKVRDIYDMGEHLLIVATDRVSAFDVIMQNGIPDKGKTLTRISKYWFEVMNDIVPNHLVSANVRDFPQECQEYKDILEGRSMLVKKARPLPVECVVRGYLAGSAWEEYQQGNTVCGIQLPRGLLESSRLNEPIFTPSTKAEKGHHDENITIQEIKKIIGDRLADEVTRISLEIYKKGSMVAEDKGIIIADTKFEFGIFNGVLMLIDELLTPDSSRFWPKDEYKPGRAQKSFDKQFLRDYLLSINWDKSPPPPELPEDIIEKTREKYLEALKRLVVQK from the coding sequence ATGACCAAAGAGGTAACAGTTGAAACGAATTTAAAAGGACTCAAACTTTTGGGAAGAGGGAAGGTCAGAGACATATATGATATGGGTGAACATCTATTGATAGTAGCAACGGACAGGGTTTCTGCCTTTGACGTAATTATGCAAAACGGCATACCCGATAAGGGGAAAACGCTAACCCGGATTTCGAAATACTGGTTTGAAGTTATGAACGATATAGTGCCTAACCATCTGGTATCTGCCAATGTTAGAGATTTTCCTCAAGAATGTCAGGAATATAAAGATATTTTAGAAGGCAGAAGTATGTTAGTAAAAAAAGCCAGACCTTTGCCTGTTGAATGCGTGGTCCGTGGTTATCTGGCAGGTTCTGCATGGGAGGAGTATCAGCAGGGAAATACTGTATGTGGCATACAGCTTCCTCGCGGGCTCCTGGAATCCTCCAGACTGAACGAACCCATATTTACCCCATCCACCAAGGCAGAAAAAGGGCACCATGACGAGAATATAACTATTCAAGAGATTAAAAAAATTATAGGGGATAGGCTTGCAGATGAGGTAACCAGGATAAGCCTGGAGATATATAAAAAAGGAAGTATGGTAGCGGAAGACAAGGGAATAATCATTGCAGACACCAAATTTGAATTCGGAATTTTCAACGGCGTATTAATGCTGATAGATGAACTCCTCACCCCGGACTCTTCCCGTTTCTGGCCTAAAGATGAGTATAAACCAGGGAGAGCTCAGAAGAGTTTCGATAAACAGTTCCTGAGAGACTACCTGCTTTCTATAAATTGGGATAAGTCCCCCCCTCCCCCTGAATTGCCGGAAGACATAATAGAAAAAACCAGGGAAAAGTATCTGGAGGCTTTAAAAAGGCTGGTTGTGCAAAAGTAG